The DNA segment AGGTTTCATCTGTATGCCTCACGTCGCAACTTTAGGTTACGGCGTTGGCCCAGGTGGAGAAGTTACCGACCTATTCCCATTCTTTGTGGTTGGCGTTCTGCATCTGATCAGCTCTGCCGTACTGGGCCTTGGTGGTCTGTATCACGCCTTGCGCGGCCCAGAAATTTTGGAAAACTATTCTTCCTTCTTTTCTCAGGATTGGCGTGATAAAGATCAGATGACCAACATCATTGGCTACCATTTAATTCTCCTCGGTGTCGGTTGCCTGTTGTTGGTTTTCAAAGCCATGTTCTTTGGGGGGGTTTACGATACTTGGGCACCAGGCGGTGGCGACGTTCGTTTGATCACGAACCCTACCCTCGACCCTGGCGTAATCTTCGGCTATCTATTCCGTGCACCGTTCGGTGGCGAAGGCTGGATTATCGGCGTAAACTCAATGGAAGACATTATAGGTGGTCACATCTGGTTAGGCCTGACCCTGATTTTTGGTGGAATTTGGCATGCAATCACCAAACCCTTTGGCTGGGTGCGTCGTGCCTTCATTTGGAATGGTGAGGCTTATTTGAGCTACAGCCTTGGCGCCTTAAGCTTTATGAGCTTCATTGCATCTGCCTTTATCTGGTTCAACAACACCGCCTATCCATCTGAGTTTTGGGGTCCTACCAACGCTGAGGCTTCTCAGGCTCAAAGCTTCACTTTCTTGGTGCGCGACCAGCGCCTTGGAGCCAATATTGGTTCTGCTATGGGTCCTACAGGCCTTGGTAAATATCTGATGCGCTCGCCAACTGGTGAAATCATTTTTGGCGGTGAAACCATGCGCTTTTGGGATTTCCGCGGTCCTTGGTTGGAGCCTCTCCGTGGCCCCAATGGTCTCAGCCTTGATAAGTTGCAGAATGACATTCAGCCATGGCAGGTGCGCCGTGCGGCTGAATATATGACCCATGCTCCTAATGCTTCTCTGAATTCTGTCGGTGGCATCATCACAGAGCCTAACTCAGTCAACTATGTCAACCTGCGTCAGTGGCTGGGAGCCGCACAATTCGTGCTCGCTTTCTTCTTCTTGGTAGGTCACCTTTGGCATGCAGGTCGTGCTCGTGCTGCTGCTGCTGGTTTTGAGAAAGGTATTGATCGCCAGGCAGAACCCGTGTTGGGTATGCCTGACCTAGACTAAATCAAATATTTGATTGTTAAATCTAGGCAATTTTTTGACCTCCACTAAAAAGTGGAGGTCTTTATATTTAGGCTGATTTAGCCAAATATCTCAAAAGTGTTTGTAACGTTTAAATTATATATGAAATATTTGACTTTGCCAAATTAAATTAAACGCTCCCCCCTGAGAGTAAGTCGGTAACTATACGAACTGAAGACCTAACTGACTTGCTGCTGCTGCTAAAGATGATCGATATTCAATACACTTCCAGTTTCGCGGGCGAGCCTATCATGCTCAGTCATGACAAATATAGTCTTAACCATATCCTTAGTCTGGCTTGTTAGCAGCTTCAGTGTAATACTACTTT comes from the Synechococcus sp. M16CYN genome and includes:
- the psbC gene encoding photosystem II reaction center protein CP43, whose product is METPFNPGLVATGGKDLESTGYAWWSGNARLINLSGRLLGAHVAHAGLMVFWAGAMMLFEVSHFTFDKPMYEQGFICMPHVATLGYGVGPGGEVTDLFPFFVVGVLHLISSAVLGLGGLYHALRGPEILENYSSFFSQDWRDKDQMTNIIGYHLILLGVGCLLLVFKAMFFGGVYDTWAPGGGDVRLITNPTLDPGVIFGYLFRAPFGGEGWIIGVNSMEDIIGGHIWLGLTLIFGGIWHAITKPFGWVRRAFIWNGEAYLSYSLGALSFMSFIASAFIWFNNTAYPSEFWGPTNAEASQAQSFTFLVRDQRLGANIGSAMGPTGLGKYLMRSPTGEIIFGGETMRFWDFRGPWLEPLRGPNGLSLDKLQNDIQPWQVRRAAEYMTHAPNASLNSVGGIITEPNSVNYVNLRQWLGAAQFVLAFFFLVGHLWHAGRARAAAAGFEKGIDRQAEPVLGMPDLD